In the Candidatus Hydrogenedentota bacterium genome, CATCATGGGCCTGATGGGGGCGTTTTTTTGGGCCATTCGCGGCACTGGCGGCTATGGCGGCTCACAGGGCGCGGCCCTGGCCGGGCTGGGCTGGGGACTGCTCTGGTGGCATTTTTCCAGTATTGACGGCAACGGCTCGCTGCGCCCCTACGGCTCGGTGCGAATGATTGCGGCGCTCACTTTTGGCATGGCCATTGGCGGCATGACGGGCTACGGGGTCTATACGGCCTGGGTAAGGGGCGATTTTTACCTGAACCATCCCGAAGGCGTGCGTGAGGTGGGGGCTTGGACCGGGTATGCCATGCTGTTTGTTTGCGGTTTACACTGGGGCGGCATCGCCGGGGCATTCATGGCATGGTGCGCGCCGGGGCCGCCGCTGGGATTGCGTGGCTGGGGGATGCGCATCGGCGCCGGGATTGTGGGCGCGGTGCTGGCGGGACTCCTTGTCCGGACCTTTCCCCAGTTTGTTCTGCCCTTTTACCGTGAGGGACTGTACGGCAACCCGGACAACGCCACCTGCCGCAGGGCTCTGGGCTCCGTTCAAAATATCGCGCCCCATGTGGGGCTTTTCCTGGGCTTTCTGGCCTTTGAACTGTTTCGGGGAGACCGCCGCGCGGTGGGCATGATCCTAGTCATGTCTTTGGGTTTTGCCATTCCCTTCTCCATGGGCGGCTGGTGGCACACCTTTGACAGCAGTCCGCTCCGCATTGACTGGTGGAAGAACTGGGAGATGTCCATTGGACTGGGCGGCGGTCTGGCCATCGGCCTGGCCTTCCTGCGGTTCAACCGTCCCGACCCCCCGGCCTCACCCCGCAGTGATTCGGTTAAGGCGCGCATTTGGGGCGCGGGCTTTCCCCTTGGCCTTGCCTCTTTCCTTGTTTTCATGGGGGCATACAAGGGTGTTTCCGGCCATTTTGGACTGGACTGGCCCGCATGGGTTCGTCCGGCGGTATCCCTGGCTTATGTGGTTCCCGCAGGTGCGGCGTTCCTGCTTTGGGCGCGCGCGCAAACACGGGCCGGAGGGGCCATGGCCCCCCTGCCCGCCTGGACGGTTCCGGGGGTGCTTGCCCTGATTGTCGTATCGGGGTACGCCGTGAGCATCCCCCCGAAAATGGCCCTGGCCAACGGGGTGCTGCTGTTCCTGTACACGGTGTATCTTGGGGCAAGCCTTTTGCTGTACGGGTTGCTTTCCAAACAACGGCGCGGAGCCTGACTGGATGATAAACACGGAGCTCCAGATTTCCGGCACCATCGCCGGGGTGGACCCCCATGCTTGGGACACGGTCACGGCGGACTCCTCCGTGTTTATCAGCCGTCCCTGCCTGGCCGCGCTGGAGCAGTCCGGCGTGCCGGGGATGGGCCACCGGTATCTGCTGCTGCGCCGGGACAATGCCCCTGTTTTGGCGATGAGCGTGCAGATTATGGACATCTCCGGGAAAAGGCTGGCCAGTTCCACGCCGGGCACCTGCGGGACCGGCGCGCCCTCCGTCCTGTCCAGGGTGGCCGCCGGTCTTCGGGATGCGGTGCTCTTGGCGATGGGCGGGCGTGTGGCGGTCTGCGGCAATTTCTTCTCGACCGGTCCGCACGGCCTGGCCTTTGCCCCCGGTGTGGACCCCGTCCTGGCCTGGCCCCTCGCCGTGGAGGCGCTGCAAACCCTGCGGACACGGGACAGTCTGGCCCAAACCTGCGGCTACACGATGTTTAAGGACATTCCCCCGGAATGGCACGCCGCGGGTGCCCGGCTCCGCGCGGACCGCTTCCACAGTCTCCAGACCGAACCCGACATGGTGTTGGAACTGCAACCGGATTGGCGGTCCCACGAAGACTATCTCGGTGCGCTCAAGGCCAAGTACCGGAAGGCGGCGCGGGAGATTTTTGACGGCGTCACGGATGCGGGGTTTGATGTCGCGCCCCTGGACGATGTTTCCGCCCATGCGGAGCGGATTTACGGGCTGTACCATAATGTGGAGTCCCGCGCGGCGGTTCGTCTGG is a window encoding:
- a CDS encoding GNAT family N-acetyltransferase, which codes for MINTELQISGTIAGVDPHAWDTVTADSSVFISRPCLAALEQSGVPGMGHRYLLLRRDNAPVLAMSVQIMDISGKRLASSTPGTCGTGAPSVLSRVAAGLRDAVLLAMGGRVAVCGNFFSTGPHGLAFAPGVDPVLAWPLAVEALQTLRTRDSLAQTCGYTMFKDIPPEWHAAGARLRADRFHSLQTEPDMVLELQPDWRSHEDYLGALKAKYRKAAREIFDGVTDAGFDVAPLDDVSAHAERIYGLYHNVESRAAVRLASFGPGYLPALAAALGEGRFRCLAVRRGGELSGFMVVVKDGGDAFAYYAGLDYAMNAHTPVYHRLLHAVIGQALEWRCRRVCFGRTALDAKARLGARPVPLSTWFRRENPLLNFAGGALLALIPPAGAPVRHPFKDSP